One stretch of Pradoshia sp. D12 DNA includes these proteins:
- the secE gene encoding preprotein translocase subunit SecE gives MRRILEFFRGVSREMKKVSWPKKKELTTYTITVLSTVIIMAVFFAVIDLGLSELIRVILK, from the coding sequence ATGCGACGCATTCTAGAATTCTTCCGAGGCGTTTCTCGAGAAATGAAAAAGGTAAGCTGGCCTAAGAAAAAAGAGCTTACAACCTATACGATAACTGTTTTATCAACAGTCATCATTATGGCAGTGTTTTTTGCGGTTATTGATCTAGGGTTATCCGAACTTATTCGTGTCATTCTTAAATAG
- a CDS encoding NYN domain-containing protein, with protein sequence METILVVDGYNIIGAWPDLRKLRDQDLAAARDRLIEMMAEFQGFSGHRVIIVFDAYFVQGMEKKYRNSKVDVIFTKENETADECIERLASKLIKINTRVYVATSDYTEQRTIFAQGAYRKSARELLQEMEYVEKEIEKKVVQTKDEQPVSRIPLSREVSEMFEKWRRGNL encoded by the coding sequence ATGGAAACCATACTGGTGGTAGATGGCTATAATATCATAGGTGCATGGCCTGATTTGCGCAAGCTGCGCGATCAGGACCTTGCTGCCGCTAGAGACCGTTTAATTGAAATGATGGCTGAATTTCAAGGTTTTTCCGGACACCGGGTTATAATTGTATTTGATGCTTACTTCGTACAGGGAATGGAGAAAAAGTATAGAAATTCAAAAGTTGATGTTATTTTTACAAAGGAAAATGAAACAGCTGATGAATGTATCGAAAGGCTGGCTTCTAAATTAATAAAAATAAATACTCGTGTGTATGTTGCGACATCAGATTACACGGAGCAGCGAACCATCTTTGCGCAGGGGGCTTATCGGAAATCTGCCCGTGAACTGTTGCAGGAGATGGAATATGTAGAAAAAGAGATTGAAAAAAAGGTCGTGCAAACAAAGGATGAACAGCCTGTATCAAGGATCCCGTTGAGTCGAGAAGTGTCGGAAATGTTCGAAAAATGGAGGAGAGGAAATCTGTGA
- the rplA gene encoding 50S ribosomal protein L1, with the protein MAKKTKKYAEAIQLIDRTKAYSVTEAIELAKKTSFTKFDATVEVAFRLGVDPKKADQQIRGAVVLPNGTGKTQRVLVFAKGEKLKEAEAAGADYVGDTDYINKIQQGWFDFDVIVATPDMMGEVGKLGRVLGPKGLMPNPKTGTVTFDVEKAINEIKAGKVEYRVDKAGNIHVPIGKVSFEDSKLVENFTTIFETLQKAKPAAAKGTYMKNVAVTTTMGPGIKVDPSSF; encoded by the coding sequence ATGGCTAAGAAAACTAAAAAATACGCTGAAGCTATTCAGCTTATCGATCGTACAAAAGCTTATTCCGTAACAGAAGCAATTGAATTAGCGAAGAAAACAAGCTTCACTAAATTTGATGCAACTGTAGAAGTAGCATTCCGTCTTGGAGTTGATCCTAAGAAAGCTGATCAACAAATCCGTGGAGCGGTTGTACTTCCAAACGGTACTGGTAAAACACAACGTGTATTAGTATTTGCTAAAGGTGAAAAGCTTAAAGAAGCTGAAGCTGCAGGTGCTGATTATGTTGGAGATACTGACTACATCAACAAAATCCAACAAGGTTGGTTTGACTTTGATGTTATCGTAGCGACACCTGATATGATGGGTGAAGTTGGTAAATTAGGTCGTGTATTAGGACCTAAAGGTTTAATGCCAAACCCTAAAACAGGAACTGTTACATTTGATGTTGAAAAAGCAATCAATGAAATTAAAGCTGGTAAAGTAGAATACCGTGTTGATAAAGCAGGTAACATTCATGTACCTATCGGAAAAGTTTCCTTCGAAGATAGCAAGCTAGTTGAAAACTTCACTACAATTTTTGAAACTCTTCAAAAAGCGAAGCCAGCAGCAGCTAAAGGAACTTACATGAAGAATGTAGCTGTGACTACAACTATGGGACCTGGAATCAAGGTAGATCCATCTTCTTTCTAA
- the cysE gene encoding serine O-acetyltransferase, whose amino-acid sequence MWKRLKEDIDVIFEQDPAARSTIEIILTYSGLHAIWNHRIAHFFYKRNFKFIAKVISQFSRFLTGIEIHPGATIGRRFFIDHGMGVVIGETCEIGDNVTVYQGVTLGGTGKESGKRHPTVEDNVLIATGAKVLGSIVIGENSKVGAGSVVLKNVPANSTVVGIPGKVVIKDGVRLKQDLNHRDLPDPVEDHCNRMEQEIDILKKEIMDLRKELNKRERSNL is encoded by the coding sequence ATGTGGAAACGGTTAAAAGAAGATATAGACGTTATATTTGAACAGGATCCTGCAGCAAGATCGACAATTGAAATCATCCTGACGTATTCAGGTTTACATGCTATCTGGAATCATCGAATTGCACATTTTTTTTATAAGAGAAATTTCAAATTTATTGCCAAGGTCATCTCCCAGTTTAGCCGATTTTTAACCGGTATAGAGATACATCCGGGAGCGACAATCGGCAGGCGCTTTTTTATTGATCATGGCATGGGTGTCGTTATTGGAGAAACTTGCGAGATTGGTGATAATGTGACTGTATACCAGGGGGTTACACTTGGAGGTACAGGTAAAGAGTCAGGCAAACGTCATCCAACAGTTGAGGATAATGTATTGATTGCAACGGGGGCTAAAGTGCTCGGCTCCATCGTCATAGGGGAAAACTCGAAGGTTGGAGCGGGTTCAGTGGTTTTAAAAAATGTCCCTGCCAACTCAACGGTAGTCGGCATTCCCGGTAAGGTAGTTATCAAAGATGGCGTACGATTAAAACAAGATTTAAATCATCGGGACCTTCCTGACCCTGTAGAAGATCATTGCAATCGAATGGAACAGGAAATTGATATATTAAAGAAAGAGATAATGGATTTGCGAAAGGAGTTAAATAAACGTGAGCGTTCAAATTTATAA
- the rplK gene encoding 50S ribosomal protein L11, which yields MAKKVIKIVKLQIPAAKANPAPPVGPALGQAGVNIMGFCKEFNARTAEQAGLIIPVEITVFEDRSFTFITKTPPAAVLLKKAAGIESGSGEPNRNKVATVKRDKVREIAESKMPDLNAASVESAMRMVEGTARSMGIVIED from the coding sequence GTGGCTAAAAAAGTAATTAAAATCGTGAAATTGCAGATTCCTGCAGCTAAAGCTAATCCAGCTCCACCGGTTGGTCCAGCATTGGGTCAAGCGGGTGTTAACATCATGGGTTTCTGTAAAGAGTTTAATGCTCGTACAGCAGAACAAGCAGGTCTAATCATTCCTGTTGAAATCACAGTATTTGAAGACCGTTCTTTCACTTTTATTACAAAAACTCCTCCAGCGGCTGTTCTTCTTAAGAAAGCAGCAGGAATTGAGTCTGGTTCTGGTGAACCAAACCGTAATAAAGTGGCAACAGTTAAGCGTGACAAAGTACGTGAAATCGCTGAATCCAAAATGCCTGACTTAAATGCAGCAAGTGTTGAATCAGCTATGCGTATGGTAGAAGGTACTGCACGCAGTATGGGAATTGTCATCGAAGACTAA
- the rplL gene encoding 50S ribosomal protein L7/L12: protein MTKEQIIEAVKNMTVLELNDLVKAIEEEFGVTAAAPVAMVGAAGGEAAAEKTEFDVVLASAGDQKIKVIKVVREITGLGLKEAKEVVDNTPKAIKEGVSKDEAEEIKAKLEEVGAGVEVK, encoded by the coding sequence ATGACTAAAGAACAAATCATTGAAGCAGTTAAAAATATGACTGTTTTAGAACTTAACGATCTTGTAAAAGCAATTGAAGAAGAATTTGGCGTAACTGCAGCTGCTCCTGTAGCTATGGTTGGTGCTGCTGGCGGAGAAGCTGCAGCTGAAAAAACTGAATTTGATGTTGTTCTAGCTAGCGCTGGAGATCAAAAAATCAAAGTTATCAAAGTAGTACGTGAAATCACTGGCCTTGGTCTTAAAGAAGCTAAAGAAGTTGTTGATAACACTCCTAAAGCTATCAAAGAAGGCGTTTCTAAAGACGAAGCTGAAGAAATCAAAGCTAAACTTGAAGAAGTTGGCGCTGGTGTAGAAGTTAAGTAA
- a CDS encoding Mini-ribonuclease 3 — MLEDLKELDVTALGSLALAYIGDAVYEVYIRHHLLSIGQVKPNRLHKEATKYVSAKSQSAVVHYLLNEHLLTEEEEAVIRRGRNAKSGTIPKNTDVQTYRYSTAFEALIGYLYGSKKQERLDEIIELAIQFKERSEVQR; from the coding sequence ATGCTTGAGGACTTAAAGGAATTAGATGTAACGGCTTTGGGAAGTCTGGCTCTGGCCTATATTGGAGATGCGGTATATGAAGTATATATTCGCCATCATCTGCTATCTATTGGACAAGTAAAACCAAACAGGCTTCATAAAGAAGCAACGAAGTATGTATCTGCTAAATCACAGAGTGCAGTCGTACATTATTTATTAAATGAGCATCTTCTAACTGAAGAGGAAGAAGCTGTTATCCGCAGAGGGAGGAATGCTAAGTCAGGCACAATCCCAAAAAATACAGATGTGCAAACATATAGATACAGCACAGCTTTTGAAGCATTAATTGGTTATCTATATGGGAGCAAGAAACAGGAACGTCTTGATGAAATTATAGAGTTGGCGATTCAATTTAAAGAGAGGAGTGAAGTGCAGAGATGA
- the rpmG gene encoding 50S ribosomal protein L33 — protein sequence MNKKVIIACTKCGSRNYSTNHNQSNQEKVRLELNKFCKTCNTHTPHKQTI from the coding sequence ATGAATAAAAAAGTTATCATCGCATGTACAAAATGCGGTTCAAGGAACTATTCAACGAATCATAACCAGTCTAACCAAGAAAAGGTGCGACTGGAGCTAAATAAATTTTGTAAAACTTGTAATACGCACACACCTCATAAACAAACAATCTAA
- the sigH gene encoding RNA polymerase sporulation sigma factor SigH has translation MLDDDYGHMEDELLVDRVHQGDSGALDFLIHKYRNFVRAKARTYFLIGADKEDIVQEGMIGLFKAIRDYKEDKLTSFKAFAELCITRQIITAIKTATRQKHIPLNSYVSLDKPIYDEESDRTLMDVITGVKVMDPEELIINQEEFDYIELKMSELLSDLERKVLSLYLDGQSYQEISEELDRHVKSIDNALQRVKRKLERYLEVR, from the coding sequence ATGCTGGATGATGATTATGGTCATATGGAAGATGAACTGTTAGTCGACCGGGTTCATCAAGGGGACAGCGGGGCCCTGGATTTTTTGATCCACAAATACAGAAACTTTGTAAGGGCTAAAGCGAGAACCTATTTTTTAATAGGTGCAGATAAAGAAGATATTGTTCAGGAAGGTATGATTGGTTTATTCAAGGCCATCCGAGATTATAAGGAGGACAAGCTTACATCCTTTAAAGCGTTTGCTGAGCTCTGTATTACCAGGCAAATTATTACTGCTATTAAAACTGCGACAAGGCAGAAACATATACCGCTCAATTCCTATGTCTCTTTGGATAAGCCTATCTATGATGAAGAGTCAGATCGCACATTGATGGATGTTATAACAGGTGTTAAAGTTATGGATCCAGAGGAATTAATTATTAATCAAGAAGAATTTGATTATATTGAGCTTAAAATGAGCGAGCTGCTAAGTGATCTGGAACGAAAAGTCCTGTCTCTGTATTTAGATGGACAATCCTATCAAGAGATATCAGAGGAATTGGATAGACATGTTAAATCAATTGATAATGCATTGCAAAGAGTAAAGCGTAAATTGGAACGGTATCTAGAAGTTCGCTAG
- the rlmB gene encoding 23S rRNA (guanosine(2251)-2'-O)-methyltransferase RlmB, which yields MSDDLIMGRNTVLEALRSKRDIHKIWIAEGATKGQIQQVIAVAKENKIMIQTAPKKKLDQMIEGNHQGVIAQVAAYQYAEIDDMFKLAESRQEDPFILLLDELEDPHNLGSILRTADASGVHGIIIPKRRAVGLTATVAKSSTGAIEHIPVARVTNLSRTIEDLKERGVWIAGTDAKGSQDYRLMDGTMPLGIVIGSEGKGISRVIKEKCDFLYHLPMVGHVTSLNASVAASLLMYEVYRKRYPLEG from the coding sequence ATGAGCGATGATTTAATTATGGGACGTAATACCGTCTTAGAGGCATTGCGATCGAAACGCGATATTCATAAGATTTGGATTGCAGAAGGAGCTACGAAAGGGCAGATTCAGCAGGTAATCGCGGTTGCAAAAGAAAATAAAATTATGATACAAACAGCACCAAAGAAAAAACTGGATCAAATGATTGAGGGGAATCACCAGGGAGTTATTGCTCAGGTGGCGGCCTATCAATATGCAGAAATTGACGACATGTTTAAGCTGGCGGAATCCAGACAGGAAGACCCATTCATTCTGTTGCTTGATGAATTGGAGGATCCGCACAATTTGGGTTCTATCTTAAGGACAGCTGATGCATCCGGTGTTCATGGTATCATTATTCCCAAGCGGAGAGCGGTTGGGTTAACAGCTACAGTTGCTAAATCATCGACCGGGGCAATTGAGCATATCCCGGTTGCACGCGTAACGAATTTATCACGCACGATAGAAGATTTAAAGGAACGCGGTGTATGGATTGCTGGTACAGATGCGAAGGGAAGCCAGGATTATCGGTTGATGGATGGAACGATGCCTCTTGGGATTGTAATTGGTAGTGAAGGGAAAGGAATCAGCCGGGTAATCAAGGAAAAATGCGATTTCTTATATCACTTGCCAATGGTGGGGCATGTTACCTCTCTCAATGCAAGTGTGGCAGCCAGCTTGCTAATGTATGAAGTATATCGAAAGCGATATCCGTTAGAGGGATAA
- the rplJ gene encoding 50S ribosomal protein L10 encodes MSNANNVNAKKQIVDEIAGKLKDSVSTVVVDYRGLNVAEVTELRKQLREAGIEFKVYKNSMTRRAADQVELSDLNEALTGPNAIAFSTEDVVAPAKILNDFAKKHEALEIKAGVIEGNVATVEEVKALAELPSREGLLSMLLSVLQAPIRNLALATKAVAEQKEEQGA; translated from the coding sequence ATGAGCAATGCGAATAATGTTAATGCAAAGAAACAAATTGTTGATGAAATCGCTGGTAAACTGAAAGACAGTGTATCCACAGTTGTTGTTGACTACCGTGGTTTAAACGTTGCTGAAGTTACAGAACTTCGTAAACAATTACGTGAAGCTGGCATCGAGTTCAAAGTTTACAAAAACTCCATGACTCGCCGTGCTGCTGATCAAGTTGAACTTTCTGACCTTAACGAAGCTCTTACTGGACCAAATGCGATTGCATTCAGTACTGAGGACGTTGTAGCTCCGGCTAAAATCTTGAACGACTTCGCTAAAAAACACGAAGCTCTAGAAATTAAAGCAGGTGTAATCGAAGGAAACGTTGCAACTGTTGAAGAAGTTAAAGCTCTTGCAGAACTTCCATCTCGCGAAGGTTTGCTTTCTATGTTGCTCAGCGTGCTTCAAGCACCTATCCGCAACTTGGCGCTTGCTACAAAAGCAGTGGCAGAACAAAAAGAAGAACAAGGAGCTTAA
- the cysS gene encoding cysteine--tRNA ligase, which translates to MSVQIYNTLTRKKETFQPIEEGKVKMYVCGPTVYNYIHIGNARPAIVFDTVRNYLQYKGYDVKFVSNFTDVDDKLIKAARELGEDVPATADRFIKAYFEDVGALGCKKADVHPRVMENMDLIIEFIQALIDKGMAYESSGDVYYRTRDFKDYGKLSHQSIDELRVGARIEVDERKQDALDFTLWKAAKDGEISWDSPWGKGRPGWHIECSAMAKEYLGDTIDIHAGGQDLAFPHHENEIAQTEALTEKPFANYWMHNGYINIDNEKMSKSLGNFVMVHDIIKHHDPAVLRFFILSVHYRNPINYSEELLESTKISLDRLRTTYENLKHRQTASTNITHNDAEWFEKIGELHAMFEEAMDDDFNTANAISVLFELSRQGNYYLLEKVTSDAVIEAFLNEFRILFDVLGIKLEVEQSLDAMVEKLIEERNRARKERNFTRSDEIRDELKAMNIILEDTAQGTRWKRG; encoded by the coding sequence GTGAGCGTTCAAATTTATAATACACTGACAAGAAAAAAGGAAACCTTTCAGCCGATTGAAGAGGGAAAGGTTAAGATGTATGTGTGCGGTCCGACTGTATACAACTATATTCATATAGGGAATGCGAGACCGGCGATTGTATTTGATACGGTCCGCAATTACTTACAATATAAAGGCTATGATGTAAAGTTTGTTTCTAATTTTACAGATGTTGATGACAAGTTAATCAAAGCAGCTCGTGAACTGGGAGAAGATGTACCGGCTACAGCTGACCGGTTCATTAAAGCTTATTTTGAGGATGTTGGAGCACTTGGATGCAAAAAAGCTGATGTGCATCCAAGGGTAATGGAAAATATGGACTTAATCATTGAATTTATTCAGGCCCTAATAGATAAAGGAATGGCTTATGAATCCAGTGGGGATGTGTACTACCGTACAAGAGATTTTAAAGATTATGGAAAGCTTTCGCACCAGTCCATTGATGAGCTGCGGGTAGGCGCGAGAATAGAAGTAGATGAGCGGAAACAGGATGCACTTGATTTCACTTTGTGGAAAGCGGCTAAAGATGGTGAAATTTCTTGGGATAGCCCATGGGGCAAAGGAAGACCGGGTTGGCATATAGAATGTTCTGCGATGGCTAAAGAATACTTAGGTGATACGATTGATATTCATGCTGGAGGACAGGACTTAGCATTCCCTCACCATGAAAATGAAATTGCACAGACAGAAGCTTTAACCGAAAAGCCATTCGCAAATTATTGGATGCATAATGGCTATATTAATATTGATAATGAAAAAATGTCTAAATCTCTCGGTAATTTTGTAATGGTACATGATATTATTAAGCATCATGATCCGGCAGTATTAAGATTCTTTATCCTGTCCGTTCATTACAGAAATCCAATTAATTACAGTGAAGAGTTATTAGAGTCAACGAAGATTTCATTGGACCGCTTGCGAACTACTTACGAAAACTTAAAACACCGCCAAACGGCAAGCACCAATATTACTCATAACGATGCGGAATGGTTCGAGAAAATCGGAGAATTACATGCAATGTTTGAAGAAGCAATGGATGATGATTTCAATACCGCAAATGCTATTTCGGTATTGTTTGAACTATCAAGGCAAGGAAATTATTATCTGTTAGAAAAAGTGACCTCCGATGCAGTTATTGAAGCATTTTTAAATGAGTTTCGCATTTTATTTGATGTACTCGGTATTAAGCTTGAGGTTGAACAATCGCTTGATGCTATGGTAGAAAAATTAATTGAAGAACGTAATCGGGCAAGAAAAGAACGTAATTTTACTCGCTCTGACGAGATTAGAGATGAGCTAAAAGCAATGAATATTATTTTGGAAGATACTGCCCAAGGTACACGCTGGAAACGGGGATAA
- the nusG gene encoding transcription termination/antitermination protein NusG, with amino-acid sequence MEKNWYVVHTYSGYENKVKANLEKRVESMGMQDKIFRVIVPEEEETDFKNGKKKVVKKKVFPGYVLVEIVMTDDSWYVVRNTPGVTGFVGSTGSGSKPVALMPEEAAVILKRMGMDEKRIEIDLFIGDSVKVKEGPFAEFAGTIEELDKAKGKLKVLVNMFGRDTPVELDFDQVEKL; translated from the coding sequence ATGGAGAAAAATTGGTATGTTGTTCATACGTATTCCGGATATGAAAATAAAGTTAAAGCGAACTTAGAAAAACGTGTAGAGTCAATGGGTATGCAAGATAAGATCTTCCGTGTCATTGTTCCGGAAGAAGAAGAAACTGATTTCAAAAATGGTAAGAAGAAAGTAGTTAAGAAAAAGGTATTCCCAGGATATGTACTCGTGGAAATTGTTATGACAGACGATTCTTGGTATGTTGTCCGCAATACACCAGGTGTAACTGGGTTTGTAGGTTCGACTGGATCAGGTTCTAAGCCGGTTGCGTTAATGCCTGAAGAAGCAGCAGTGATTCTGAAAAGAATGGGTATGGACGAAAAAAGAATTGAAATCGATTTGTTTATTGGCGATTCAGTTAAAGTTAAGGAAGGTCCTTTCGCTGAATTTGCTGGTACAATAGAAGAGTTGGACAAGGCTAAGGGTAAACTGAAAGTTCTTGTTAATATGTTTGGCCGCGATACCCCGGTTGAATTGGATTTTGACCAGGTGGAAAAATTATAA
- a CDS encoding class I SAM-dependent methyltransferase: MSDHYYSRNPQVDSNPDEWSYTLRGKTFRFKTDAGVFSKREVDFGSRLLIEAFVEPEASGKQPIIDVGCGYGPIGLSLADSFSDRTIHMVDVNERALHLSGENARINEIKNVKIYESSVYQNVTETEFAAVVSNPPIRAGKKVVHEILERSKSVLQDGGELWIVIQKKQGAPSAMAKMEDVFGNVEVIIKKKGYYILKSKKV, encoded by the coding sequence TTGTCAGATCATTATTATTCCCGCAATCCTCAGGTTGATAGTAATCCTGATGAATGGAGCTATACTTTAAGAGGGAAGACATTTCGTTTTAAAACAGATGCTGGTGTTTTTTCTAAACGTGAGGTTGATTTTGGTTCAAGATTGTTAATCGAGGCCTTCGTGGAACCTGAGGCTTCCGGCAAACAGCCAATCATTGATGTCGGCTGTGGATATGGCCCGATAGGTTTATCTTTGGCTGATTCTTTTTCTGACAGAACAATTCATATGGTAGATGTGAATGAAAGAGCTCTCCATTTGTCAGGGGAAAATGCTCGAATCAATGAGATCAAAAATGTTAAGATTTATGAGAGTTCTGTTTATCAAAATGTTACGGAAACTGAGTTTGCAGCGGTTGTTTCGAATCCGCCCATCAGAGCCGGAAAAAAAGTAGTTCATGAAATACTTGAAAGAAGTAAGAGTGTTTTACAGGATGGCGGCGAGTTGTGGATTGTCATTCAAAAGAAACAGGGAGCTCCATCCGCAATGGCTAAAATGGAAGATGTTTTTGGAAACGTGGAGGTCATTATAAAGAAAAAAGGGTACTATATTTTGAAGTCTAAAAAAGTTTGA